One Cellulomonas soli DNA window includes the following coding sequences:
- a CDS encoding ABC transporter ATP-binding protein, whose amino-acid sequence MSDQDRPTTDHRMAPASTLGVMATIRRGLQVSPELTHGWGLTAALAVLAAAGKVLVPIAVQQAVDGGVLADGGPDVQRVALTAAAVAVGLLLGAACTALVNVRLFRASEAGLLTLRTRAFRHVHDLSVLTQGTERRGSLVSRVTSDVDTISLFVQWGGIMLLVSVLQVSVATALMAFYSWQLTLLVWACFVPLMIVLPRLQKRVNARYTAVRERYGAMLGAVSEAVVGAETIRAYGVAARTQRRIDAAVRATRDAMVRAQNLVSVVFASGVLVANLVLAVVVVAGTRLGIAGDLSVGRLLAFLFLVQLFTGPVQMATEVLNELQNAVAGWRRVLGVLETPVQVADPVGEAVDSPRGPADLELRGVGFAYPDGPPVLRDVDLRVGAGTSVAVVGATGSGKTTIARLVARFVDPTHGAVLLDGVDLRDLTGQSLRDRVVLVPQEGFLFDGTVGENIAYGLRGPAPVAPAGADPRVRAAVEALGLGSWVDELAQGLETPVGQRGESLSAGERQLVALARAYLADGDVLLLDEATSAVDPATEVRIAQALDSLAGGRTTLTIAHRLSTAEAADHVVVVDAGSVVEQGSHTELVDRGGRYAAMHRAWVSQTR is encoded by the coding sequence ATGAGCGACCAGGACCGGCCCACGACCGATCACCGGATGGCCCCGGCCAGCACCCTCGGGGTGATGGCCACGATCCGCCGCGGGCTGCAGGTCTCGCCCGAGCTCACGCACGGCTGGGGGCTGACCGCGGCGCTGGCGGTGCTCGCCGCTGCGGGCAAGGTGCTCGTGCCGATCGCGGTGCAGCAGGCGGTCGACGGGGGAGTGCTCGCCGACGGTGGACCCGACGTGCAGCGTGTCGCGCTCACCGCAGCAGCCGTCGCCGTCGGCCTGCTGCTCGGTGCCGCCTGCACCGCGCTGGTCAACGTCCGGCTGTTCCGGGCGTCGGAGGCCGGGCTGCTCACGCTGCGCACCCGCGCGTTCCGGCACGTGCACGACCTGTCAGTGCTCACCCAGGGGACGGAACGACGCGGCTCGCTGGTCTCGCGGGTCACCTCGGACGTCGACACGATCTCGTTGTTCGTGCAGTGGGGCGGCATCATGCTGCTCGTCTCGGTCCTGCAGGTCAGCGTGGCGACGGCCCTCATGGCGTTCTACTCCTGGCAGCTCACGCTCCTGGTGTGGGCATGCTTCGTGCCGCTGATGATCGTGCTGCCCCGCCTGCAGAAGCGGGTCAACGCCCGCTACACCGCGGTCCGCGAACGGTACGGGGCGATGCTCGGAGCCGTCTCCGAGGCGGTCGTCGGTGCCGAGACGATCCGGGCGTACGGGGTCGCCGCCCGCACGCAGCGACGGATCGACGCGGCCGTGCGTGCCACGCGGGACGCCATGGTGCGTGCGCAGAACCTGGTCTCGGTCGTGTTCGCCTCCGGCGTGCTCGTGGCCAACCTGGTGCTGGCCGTCGTCGTCGTGGCCGGCACGCGGCTCGGGATCGCCGGTGACCTGTCCGTCGGGCGGCTCCTGGCGTTCCTGTTCCTGGTCCAGCTGTTCACCGGACCGGTGCAGATGGCCACCGAGGTCCTCAACGAGCTGCAGAACGCGGTCGCCGGCTGGCGGCGCGTGCTCGGCGTCCTCGAGACCCCGGTCCAGGTCGCCGACCCGGTGGGCGAGGCCGTCGACTCCCCGCGCGGCCCGGCCGACCTGGAGCTGCGGGGCGTGGGCTTCGCCTACCCGGACGGCCCGCCCGTGCTGCGCGACGTCGACCTGCGGGTGGGTGCGGGGACCTCGGTCGCCGTGGTGGGTGCCACGGGGTCGGGCAAGACGACCATCGCGCGGCTGGTCGCGCGGTTCGTCGATCCCACGCACGGCGCGGTCCTGCTCGACGGCGTCGACCTGCGCGACCTGACCGGCCAGAGCCTGCGTGACCGGGTCGTCCTCGTGCCGCAGGAGGGCTTCCTCTTCGACGGCACGGTCGGCGAGAACATCGCCTACGGTCTGCGCGGACCCGCCCCCGTGGCACCGGCGGGCGCCGACCCGCGGGTGCGTGCGGCCGTCGAGGCCCTCGGACTCGGGTCGTGGGTCGACGAGCTCGCCCAGGGTCTGGAGACGCCGGTGGGGCAGCGCGGTGAGTCCCTCTCCGCGGGTGAGCGCCAGCTCGTCGCGCTCGCGCGGGCCTACCTGGCCGACGGTGACGTGCTCCTGCTCGACGAGGCGACCTCGGCCGTCGACCCGGCGACCGAGGTCAGGATCGCGCAGGCGCTCGACTCGCTGGCCGGTGGCCGCACGACGCTGACCATCGCGCACCGGCTGTCGACCGCCGAGGCCGCCGACCACGTGGTGGTCGTCGACGCCGGGTCGGTCGTGGAGCAGGGCTCGCACACCGAGCTGGTCGACCGTGGCGGGCGCTACGCGGCGATGCACCGGGCCTGGGTCTCCCAGACCCGCTGA